Proteins from one Chitinophaga oryzae genomic window:
- a CDS encoding coiled-coil domain-containing protein — MKLFHAIIFLVCCCSLQPVLAQDILAKKDSVAAKVQQVPEKFISTAKSKADKLNKQVTSRTDKALKRFLKEEQAMQKKLSKIDSLAAKNIFTRSIDSLGNLQARLKGKLGKVKVPAVLSQPGGPYLDSLQNSLAFLKGSGDLLKQTKGLTDKLNNASKSMDALKDKLQQAEAIKSFIRERKQQLKEQLAQYTGFTKDLQKMNKEAYYYAQQLKEYKEVFKDKKKAEQKAMEIIKKVPAFNDFMQKHSQLAGLFNLQGGSASPQDLAGLQTRSQVEQLIQQRLGGGPNAGAAVGQQMAEARSRMNELKSKFPDLDNAADMPNFKPKELKTKSFLQRLEFGSNIQFQRSTKFFPTTSDLAGQVAYKFHKNGSAGIGASYKLGLGTGFNDIHFSGQGASIRSFIDWKLKGTFYLNGGYEQNFQPDYPGANEGIGQAWTPSGLIGLSKKYKINSKLKGNMMVLFDFLYNQHVPRTDPIKVRMGYNF, encoded by the coding sequence ATGAAACTATTTCACGCTATTATATTCCTGGTTTGTTGTTGCTCCCTGCAGCCCGTACTGGCACAGGATATCCTGGCTAAAAAAGACAGTGTGGCCGCCAAAGTGCAACAGGTACCCGAAAAATTTATTTCCACCGCCAAAAGCAAAGCCGACAAGCTCAATAAACAGGTAACCTCCCGCACCGATAAAGCCCTCAAACGCTTCCTGAAAGAAGAACAGGCCATGCAGAAAAAACTGTCCAAAATAGACAGCCTCGCCGCCAAAAATATATTCACCCGCAGCATCGACTCGCTGGGCAACCTGCAGGCGCGCCTCAAAGGCAAACTGGGGAAAGTAAAGGTACCAGCCGTCCTCTCCCAGCCCGGCGGCCCTTACCTGGACAGCCTGCAGAACTCACTCGCTTTCCTGAAAGGCTCCGGCGACCTGCTCAAACAAACCAAAGGTCTCACCGACAAACTGAACAACGCCAGCAAGTCCATGGACGCCCTCAAGGACAAGCTGCAGCAGGCCGAAGCCATCAAATCGTTTATACGCGAGCGTAAACAGCAGCTGAAAGAACAACTGGCCCAATACACCGGCTTCACCAAAGACCTTCAGAAAATGAACAAGGAAGCCTATTACTATGCCCAGCAACTGAAAGAATACAAAGAAGTCTTCAAGGACAAAAAGAAAGCAGAACAGAAAGCCATGGAGATCATCAAAAAAGTACCCGCTTTTAATGATTTCATGCAGAAACACTCCCAGCTGGCCGGCCTCTTCAACCTGCAAGGCGGCAGCGCTTCCCCACAGGACCTCGCAGGACTGCAAACCCGCTCACAGGTGGAACAGCTCATCCAGCAACGGCTGGGTGGCGGCCCCAATGCAGGCGCCGCTGTCGGTCAACAGATGGCCGAAGCCCGCAGCCGCATGAACGAGCTCAAAAGCAAATTCCCCGACCTGGACAACGCTGCCGACATGCCCAACTTCAAACCGAAAGAACTGAAGACCAAAAGTTTCCTGCAAAGGCTGGAATTCGGCAGTAACATACAGTTCCAGCGCAGCACCAAATTCTTTCCCACCACCAGCGACCTCGCCGGCCAGGTAGCCTATAAGTTCCACAAAAACGGCAGCGCAGGCATTGGCGCATCTTATAAGCTCGGTCTGGGTACCGGCTTCAATGATATCCATTTCAGCGGTCAGGGCGCCAGCATCCGCTCCTTCATCGACTGGAAACTGAAAGGCACTTTCTACCTCAACGGCGGCTATGAACAGAACTTCCAGCCGGACTACCCCGGAGCCAACGAAGGTATCGGTCAGGCCTGGACGCCCAGCGGGCTTATCGGTCTTAGTAAGAAGTATAAGATCAACAGTAAGTTAAAAGGGAATATGATGGTGCTGTTCGACTTTTTGTACAACCAGCATGTGCCGAGAACAGACCCTATTAAGGTGCGGATGGGGTATAATTTTTAG
- a CDS encoding ribonucleoside-diphosphate reductase small subunit: MSNENEILLKENKDRFVLLPIKYPKIWEHYKKHEASFWTAEEIDLSADMKDWASMNDGERHFISHVLAFFAASDGIVNENLAVNFMSEVQIPEARCFYGFQIMMENIHSETYALLIDTYIKDPAEKDRLFHAIDTVPAVKKKAEWALRWIENGTFAERLVAFAAVEGIFFSGSFCSIFWLKKRGLMPGLTFSNELISRDEGLHCEFACLLYSMLENKLSEEQVHTIIRDAVSYEKEFITEALPVALIGMNSDLMSQYIEFVADRWLSELGYSKIYNASNPFDFMEMISLQGKTNFFEKRVGDYQKSGVMGGSKEAQTFSLEEDF, translated from the coding sequence ATGAGTAACGAGAATGAAATTCTTTTAAAAGAGAACAAGGACCGTTTTGTCTTATTGCCGATCAAATATCCGAAGATTTGGGAGCACTATAAGAAGCACGAAGCGAGTTTTTGGACGGCCGAAGAGATAGACCTGAGCGCAGACATGAAAGACTGGGCCAGCATGAATGACGGTGAGCGCCACTTTATATCCCATGTACTTGCATTTTTCGCAGCCAGCGACGGTATCGTGAACGAGAACCTGGCAGTGAACTTCATGAGCGAAGTACAGATCCCGGAAGCCCGTTGTTTCTACGGTTTCCAGATCATGATGGAAAATATCCACTCCGAGACATATGCTTTGCTGATTGATACCTATATCAAGGACCCGGCAGAGAAAGACCGTCTGTTCCACGCGATCGACACCGTACCTGCGGTGAAGAAAAAAGCGGAATGGGCGCTCCGCTGGATCGAGAACGGCACTTTCGCAGAGCGCCTGGTGGCCTTTGCGGCGGTAGAAGGCATCTTCTTCAGCGGCAGCTTCTGCTCTATCTTCTGGCTGAAGAAAAGAGGACTGATGCCAGGCCTGACCTTCTCCAACGAGCTGATCAGCCGTGATGAAGGCCTGCACTGCGAGTTCGCCTGCCTGTTGTACAGCATGCTGGAAAACAAACTGAGCGAAGAGCAGGTACACACCATCATCCGTGATGCGGTGAGCTATGAAAAAGAATTCATCACTGAAGCCTTACCAGTGGCCCTTATCGGCATGAACTCAGACCTGATGTCCCAGTACATCGAGTTTGTGGCCGACAGATGGTTGTCTGAGCTGGGCTACAGCAAGATATACAACGCGTCCAATCCTTTTGACTTCATGGAAATGATTTCATTGCAGGGCAAGACCAATTTCTTTGAGAAACGTGTGGGTGACTATCAGAAGTCAGGCGTAATGGGCGGCAGCAAAGAAGCGCAGACCTTCAGCCTGGAAGAAGACTTTTAA
- a CDS encoding NADPH-dependent FMN reductase, translating to MSVEKKYHFIAFCGSLRKGSYNEMALKAMQLLAPSHITIEQVFYDHVPMYNADVHTELLEQVVPLVQKIAASDGVIFVSPEYNYSVPGGLKNVIDVLSRHPDKPFNEKAVAILGASQGNVGTARMQYHLRQVMVFLNAHVVNKPEIMIANAQHKFDETGNLTDEFIRKQLPLMLESLAALSDRFPPAGK from the coding sequence ATGTCTGTCGAAAAAAAGTACCATTTCATTGCCTTCTGTGGCAGTCTGAGAAAAGGGTCCTACAACGAAATGGCGCTGAAAGCCATGCAACTGCTGGCGCCGTCACACATTACCATTGAGCAGGTCTTTTATGACCACGTACCGATGTATAACGCCGACGTACATACGGAGCTGCTGGAACAGGTAGTGCCGCTTGTACAGAAAATTGCAGCCTCCGACGGGGTTATTTTTGTTTCACCGGAATACAACTACTCTGTCCCCGGTGGCCTGAAGAACGTGATAGACGTGCTTTCCCGGCACCCCGACAAACCTTTCAATGAAAAGGCAGTAGCAATCCTGGGCGCCAGCCAGGGTAACGTAGGCACCGCACGCATGCAGTACCATCTGCGGCAGGTGATGGTGTTCCTCAACGCCCACGTAGTGAACAAACCTGAAATCATGATTGCCAACGCACAGCACAAATTCGACGAAACCGGCAACCTGACGGATGAATTCATCCGCAAGCAACTGCCGCTGATGCTCGAATCACTGGCAGCACTGAGCGATCGTTTTCCGCCTGCCGGGAAATAA
- a CDS encoding SGNH/GDSL hydrolase family protein: MNKLILSVLFLLTGMITHAQAPISIEKDSIKILNAELVLRNKTKDVNGYLFNTGDGKTLFRKLGQTIQFRVGEPGYPAAGDSVYQHPALANYFIKVMRNGLLQYRNNTNGVGVNDQSGKIVFYPALQANDKIYIEALGGVDLSLDGSDVNIGTPSPPGTVLPKAGILESGSKAFILRWGTNAKTLYLSPRVVGIGSSTLAGYGLSYPDRLGDKINAWLVANTYNPTWDNLAVAGYSSKDILPVQNGGTLGHNIETAISLNPDFIFVSLPSNDPSAGIAINESIANLKKVDSLAQAKGVVVFFETTQPRTNYTASQQGMLRQLADSIRTLWPQRYVEGFKDLVDPTTAGAILPVYNNGDGIHLTSAGNQFIANNLFDRWLDYFQAVRGVKRYVIDSSLDKNSWSQFATEQEANVVKRSFPRFNNAKQYFRVKAELKDGTSSPYSNIATLDEKQNPSVPGVDDYNYRLLVDLGGDGINTLNGSTPDGKPTPAPDTWGKYWNNWYGAGGVAGFADKAVITQLKTTTNSATRMSVQLLGLPQGTFGSSATKSINYNGFSVPIGDYPYQALYDNMFLHSSINPDGITLRVKGLVKTNTYYIKLWGARLDDNATPRTLQAKLGEETWATAQSVDTRYNLSGTPDYNRAVTFNGITGMDSVDLVLRVGSGSTFAHVSLIDIGVMGTLPVLPQLTLRDTTTTLSTMQLTAVPINGAVMSSYQWSQVSGPNTTTISNGSSATASIAGLTNGTFIYQVSGTTTTGEALSTQATVKVYPNNNGKKTLRVHFSKNPVTPIPGWFNVYNPNINQRVTMTDPVTNWTIDNVSDAKAYWSSFSGAQASDTDGSTTNNNSGVVPDIVLKAFWFNYALKYTTGMDNLLIKGLNPGKTYTIKLYASRNSSAGGARYGVWRVNGGPELLQDAADNTTREEVVTNVIPDASGNIKLSVHSPSVTTNGDFSYINAVVIQENP; the protein is encoded by the coding sequence ATGAACAAACTTATTTTATCCGTTCTTTTCCTGTTAACAGGAATGATTACCCACGCCCAGGCGCCTATCAGCATAGAAAAAGATTCCATTAAAATTCTCAATGCCGAACTGGTACTGAGAAACAAAACCAAAGATGTTAACGGTTATCTTTTTAACACCGGCGACGGCAAAACGCTTTTCAGGAAGCTGGGGCAAACCATCCAGTTCCGGGTGGGAGAGCCCGGGTATCCTGCCGCGGGCGACAGCGTTTATCAACATCCCGCGCTGGCCAACTATTTCATCAAAGTCATGAGGAACGGCTTGCTACAATACCGAAACAATACCAACGGCGTTGGTGTCAATGATCAGAGCGGTAAGATCGTCTTCTATCCGGCGCTGCAGGCCAATGACAAGATATACATCGAAGCGCTGGGCGGCGTGGACCTCTCCCTCGACGGCAGCGATGTGAACATCGGAACACCATCGCCTCCAGGCACGGTGCTGCCCAAAGCCGGCATCCTGGAAAGTGGCAGTAAAGCCTTTATATTACGGTGGGGCACCAACGCCAAAACGTTATACCTCAGCCCGAGGGTGGTGGGTATCGGTTCCTCTACGCTGGCCGGGTATGGCCTCAGCTACCCGGACCGTCTTGGTGACAAAATAAACGCCTGGCTTGTGGCAAATACCTATAACCCTACCTGGGACAACCTGGCCGTTGCCGGTTATAGCAGCAAGGATATACTGCCCGTTCAAAACGGCGGCACCCTGGGGCATAACATAGAAACAGCTATCAGCCTGAACCCGGATTTCATTTTTGTATCGCTGCCTTCAAACGATCCTTCTGCCGGTATAGCCATCAACGAGAGTATCGCCAACCTGAAGAAGGTCGACTCCCTCGCGCAGGCAAAAGGCGTCGTGGTTTTCTTTGAAACCACGCAACCCCGTACCAACTACACTGCTTCGCAACAGGGCATGCTGCGACAGCTGGCCGACAGCATCAGGACACTATGGCCACAGCGATATGTGGAAGGCTTCAAAGACCTTGTTGACCCCACCACTGCTGGCGCCATTCTGCCCGTTTACAACAACGGCGACGGCATCCACCTTACCAGCGCCGGCAACCAGTTTATCGCCAACAACCTTTTTGACAGGTGGCTCGATTATTTTCAGGCTGTCAGAGGCGTGAAGCGGTATGTCATTGATTCTTCGCTGGACAAAAACAGCTGGAGCCAGTTTGCCACAGAACAGGAAGCCAATGTGGTCAAGCGATCGTTTCCCCGGTTTAACAATGCGAAACAGTATTTCCGGGTAAAGGCAGAACTGAAAGATGGTACATCTTCCCCTTACTCCAATATCGCTACGCTGGACGAGAAACAGAACCCTTCTGTTCCCGGCGTAGATGATTACAATTACCGGTTGCTCGTTGACCTTGGCGGCGATGGTATTAATACCCTTAACGGCTCCACTCCCGACGGCAAACCTACCCCTGCGCCCGATACCTGGGGCAAGTACTGGAACAACTGGTATGGTGCGGGCGGCGTGGCCGGCTTCGCCGACAAAGCCGTTATCACCCAACTGAAGACCACTACCAATTCCGCCACCAGGATGAGTGTCCAGTTATTGGGCTTACCGCAGGGCACCTTCGGTTCTTCCGCCACCAAATCCATCAACTACAACGGGTTCAGCGTGCCGATAGGAGACTACCCCTACCAGGCGCTGTATGATAACATGTTCCTGCATTCCTCCATCAATCCGGATGGTATCACCCTGCGTGTGAAGGGGCTCGTTAAAACGAATACCTATTACATTAAACTGTGGGGCGCCCGTCTTGACGACAACGCTACTCCCCGTACGTTACAGGCCAAACTGGGCGAAGAGACCTGGGCTACTGCACAATCAGTGGATACCCGTTATAATCTCAGCGGCACCCCAGACTACAACAGGGCCGTTACGTTCAATGGCATCACCGGCATGGACTCCGTGGACCTGGTGCTGCGTGTAGGCAGCGGCAGCACTTTTGCGCATGTGAGCCTTATCGATATCGGCGTTATGGGCACATTGCCGGTACTTCCGCAGTTGACCCTGCGGGATACCACTACTACGCTGAGCACGATGCAGCTGACCGCAGTGCCCATCAACGGCGCAGTGATGAGCAGTTACCAGTGGAGCCAGGTTTCAGGCCCGAATACGACTACTATCAGCAATGGCAGCAGCGCCACCGCCAGCATCGCCGGGCTGACCAACGGCACCTTTATCTACCAGGTATCCGGCACCACCACTACCGGGGAGGCGTTGAGCACCCAGGCCACCGTGAAAGTGTATCCCAATAACAACGGGAAGAAAACACTGAGAGTACATTTCAGTAAGAACCCTGTCACCCCAATACCGGGTTGGTTCAATGTGTATAACCCTAACATCAACCAACGGGTAACCATGACGGACCCTGTCACCAACTGGACCATCGACAACGTTAGCGATGCCAAAGCTTACTGGTCGTCTTTCTCCGGAGCACAGGCCTCCGATACGGACGGCAGCACCACCAATAACAACAGTGGCGTGGTGCCTGATATCGTGCTCAAAGCATTCTGGTTCAACTATGCCCTGAAGTATACCACCGGCATGGACAATCTTCTTATCAAAGGATTGAACCCGGGTAAGACATATACTATCAAACTGTACGCTTCCCGCAATAGCAGCGCCGGCGGCGCCAGGTATGGCGTGTGGCGTGTAAACGGAGGTCCGGAGTTATTGCAGGATGCAGCGGACAATACTACCCGCGAGGAAGTAGTCACCAACGTAATACCAGACGCATCCGGTAATATCAAATTATCAGTACACTCTCCGTCAGTCACTACCAACGGCGATTTCTCCTATATCAATGCAGTAGTAATACAGGAAAATCCATAA
- a CDS encoding ABC transporter ATP-binding protein, translated as MSEPVIALHAVKKNYQNVPVLDIPRLELSAGIYWLQGENGAGKTTCMKVMAGLIPFKGEIRLRGDVSSKEHPVAFRRLINYAEAEPFYPAFLTGRDLLELYLGTKGGDRRLIGETAERMGVHAFVNNPVSTYSSGMLKKLSLLLAFTGNPVVILLDEPLITIDTRTLAIMYDLVRTWHANGTTFVITSHQPLDPDEVTLTGTLRVAEKNITLN; from the coding sequence ATGTCAGAACCGGTAATTGCCCTTCACGCTGTTAAAAAGAATTACCAGAACGTGCCTGTACTGGATATTCCCCGCCTCGAACTGTCTGCCGGCATCTACTGGCTGCAGGGCGAAAACGGCGCGGGTAAGACCACCTGTATGAAAGTGATGGCCGGCCTCATACCCTTCAAAGGGGAAATCCGGCTTCGCGGCGATGTCAGCAGCAAAGAACACCCCGTCGCTTTCCGCCGCCTCATCAACTACGCGGAAGCGGAACCGTTCTACCCCGCTTTCCTCACAGGCCGCGACCTGCTGGAGCTATACCTCGGCACCAAAGGGGGCGACCGCCGCCTGATCGGCGAAACAGCAGAAAGAATGGGCGTGCATGCCTTTGTGAATAACCCGGTCAGCACCTACTCCAGCGGCATGCTCAAAAAACTGTCGCTCCTCCTCGCGTTTACCGGCAACCCGGTAGTCATCCTGCTCGACGAGCCCCTTATCACCATCGACACCCGCACCCTGGCGATCATGTACGACCTCGTCCGCACCTGGCACGCCAACGGCACCACTTTCGTCATTACCTCCCACCAGCCGCTCGATCCCGACGAGGTCACCCTCACCGGCACCCTGCGGGTAGCGGAGAAAAATATTACGCTCAATTGA
- a CDS encoding ribonucleoside-diphosphate reductase subunit alpha gives MFVIKRDGRKEAVKFDKITARIEKLCYGFNTEYVDAIDVAKKVIQGLYDGVTTSELDNLAAETAASLTTKHPDYALLASRIAVSNLHKNTEKSFSKTMCKLYNYIDPKTGKNAALLSDEVWEIIEKNADILDSNIIYDRDFAFDYFGFKTLERSYLLKTDGKVVERPQHMFMRVSVGIHKEDIESAIKTYNLMSERWFTHATPTLFNAGTPKPQMSSCFLLTMQDDSIEGIYDTLKQTAKISQSAGGIGLSIHNIRATGSYISGTNGTSNGIIPMLRVFNDTARYVDQGGGKRKGAFAIYLEPWHADIFEFLDLRKNHGKEEMRARDLFYALWMPDLFMKRVESNGTWSLFCPHEAPGLHECWGEEFEALYEKYEKENRARRTVKAQDLWFAILDAQIETGTPYLLYKDSANRKSNQQNLGTIKSSNLCTEIIEYTDANEVAVCNLASLALPRFVNEGQFDHQKLFEVTYQATLNLNKIIDYNYYPVEEAERSNLRHRPIGLGVQGLADAFILMRYPFESEEARKLNSEIFETIYFAGLTASNDLAKKDGHYETFPGSPASKGILQFDMWDVTPSSRWDWDSLKKSIIKDGIRNSLLLAPMPTASTSQILGNNECFEPYTSNIYTRRVLSGEFVVVNKHLLKDLVELGLWDNDMKTKIISANGSIQNIAEIPANIKELYKTVWEIKQRSLIDMAADRGAFICQSQSLNLFVDTPTAAKLTSMHFYAWKKGLKTGMYYLRTQAATQAVQFTVEKQGGQQIQPVIAKGGDVSIDDIPEGAVCTMEEGCVTCSA, from the coding sequence ATGTTCGTAATCAAGAGAGATGGACGAAAAGAAGCGGTGAAATTCGACAAGATCACCGCCCGTATCGAAAAACTGTGCTACGGTTTTAATACGGAATATGTAGACGCAATAGACGTGGCCAAGAAAGTGATCCAGGGTTTATACGACGGTGTGACCACTTCCGAGCTGGACAACCTCGCGGCTGAAACGGCGGCGTCCCTCACCACCAAACACCCTGACTACGCCCTGCTGGCTTCCCGCATAGCTGTAAGCAACCTGCATAAGAATACAGAAAAATCGTTCTCCAAAACGATGTGCAAACTGTACAACTACATTGACCCTAAAACCGGCAAGAACGCAGCCCTGCTGTCTGACGAGGTTTGGGAGATCATTGAGAAAAATGCAGACATCCTGGACTCCAACATTATTTATGACCGCGACTTCGCCTTCGACTACTTCGGTTTCAAAACCCTGGAGCGCTCTTACCTGCTGAAAACAGACGGTAAAGTGGTAGAACGTCCGCAGCACATGTTCATGCGAGTGTCTGTAGGTATCCACAAAGAAGATATCGAGTCCGCGATCAAAACATACAACCTGATGAGCGAGCGCTGGTTCACACACGCCACGCCTACCCTCTTCAACGCCGGCACACCGAAACCGCAGATGTCTTCCTGCTTCCTGCTCACCATGCAGGACGACAGCATCGAAGGTATCTACGACACCCTGAAGCAGACTGCCAAGATCTCCCAGAGCGCCGGCGGTATCGGTCTCAGCATTCACAACATCCGGGCTACCGGTTCCTATATCAGCGGCACCAACGGTACCTCCAACGGTATCATCCCGATGCTGCGTGTATTCAACGACACCGCCCGTTATGTGGACCAGGGCGGCGGCAAACGCAAAGGCGCTTTCGCCATCTACCTGGAGCCATGGCATGCCGATATCTTCGAATTCCTGGACCTGCGTAAAAACCACGGTAAAGAAGAAATGCGCGCCCGCGACCTCTTCTACGCCCTCTGGATGCCTGACCTGTTCATGAAACGCGTGGAATCCAACGGCACCTGGTCCCTCTTCTGTCCGCATGAAGCACCCGGACTGCACGAATGCTGGGGCGAAGAATTTGAAGCCCTGTATGAAAAATACGAAAAGGAAAACCGCGCCCGCAGAACCGTGAAAGCACAGGACCTGTGGTTCGCCATCCTGGACGCCCAGATTGAAACCGGCACCCCGTACCTGCTGTATAAAGACTCCGCCAACCGCAAGTCCAACCAGCAGAACCTGGGCACCATCAAGAGCTCCAACCTCTGCACCGAGATCATCGAATATACCGACGCCAACGAAGTGGCCGTATGTAACCTCGCCTCCCTGGCGCTGCCCCGCTTCGTGAACGAAGGACAGTTTGACCATCAGAAACTGTTTGAAGTAACCTACCAGGCTACTTTGAACCTGAACAAAATCATCGACTACAACTACTACCCGGTAGAAGAGGCAGAACGCAGCAACCTGCGCCACCGCCCGATCGGCCTGGGCGTACAAGGCCTCGCCGATGCGTTCATCCTGATGCGTTATCCTTTCGAAAGCGAAGAAGCACGTAAACTGAACAGCGAAATATTTGAAACCATCTACTTCGCCGGTCTTACCGCTTCCAACGACCTCGCCAAAAAAGACGGCCACTACGAAACCTTCCCGGGCTCTCCCGCCTCCAAAGGCATCCTGCAGTTCGATATGTGGGACGTAACACCGTCTTCCCGCTGGGATTGGGATTCGCTGAAGAAATCCATCATCAAAGATGGTATCCGAAACTCCCTCCTGCTGGCGCCGATGCCGACAGCCTCCACTTCCCAGATCCTGGGCAACAACGAGTGCTTCGAGCCGTACACCTCCAACATCTACACCCGCCGCGTACTGAGCGGTGAGTTTGTGGTGGTGAACAAACACCTGCTGAAAGACCTCGTGGAACTGGGCCTGTGGGATAATGACATGAAAACAAAAATCATTTCCGCCAACGGTTCTATCCAGAATATCGCAGAGATCCCGGCTAACATCAAGGAACTGTACAAAACAGTATGGGAAATCAAACAACGCAGCCTGATTGACATGGCGGCCGACCGCGGCGCGTTCATCTGCCAGTCACAGTCCCTGAACCTGTTCGTGGACACACCTACCGCCGCGAAGCTGACCTCCATGCACTTCTACGCATGGAAAAAAGGCCTCAAAACCGGTATGTACTACCTGCGTACACAGGCAGCTACACAGGCGGTACAGTTCACCGTTGAAAAACAAGGCGGCCAGCAGATCCAACCCGTTATCGCCAAAGGCGGTGACGTATCCATCGACGACATCCCTGAGGGAGCTGTCTGCACCATGGAAGAAGGTTGTGTTACCTGCAGCGCCTAA
- the leuC gene encoding 3-isopropylmalate dehydratase large subunit, whose amino-acid sequence MGKTLFDKIWDSHIVMSKPEHPDAVYINTHFIHEVTSPQAFDGLRKRGIPVFRPQKTRATADHNVPTLEQHLPIKEALSRHQVEMLTKNTAEFGVELYGLGHPYQGIVHVIGPELGITLPGMTIVCGDSHTSTHGAFGAVAFGIGTSEVEQVLATQCILQYKPKRMKIEVNGALKSGVLSKDIILYIISKISASGATGYFVEYAGEAIRNLSMEARMTICNMSIEMGARGGLIAPDETTFNYIKGRQFAPQGADWDKALAYWKTLFSDDDAQFDKVLTFDAADIEPQITYGTNPGMGMGVTQHIPALDQVEEKERPSFKKSLEYMDLQPGSALLGKKIDYVFIGSCTNSRIEDLRLVADYVKGKRKADDVVVWIVPGSKQVEAQAKEEGIDKVFAAAGFQLREPGCSACLGMNEDKVPAGMYCISTSNRNFEGRQGPNARTFLASPLTAAAAALTGRVTDVRENF is encoded by the coding sequence ATGGGAAAAACGTTATTTGATAAGATCTGGGACAGCCATATCGTGATGAGCAAGCCGGAACATCCGGACGCGGTGTATATCAACACGCACTTTATCCATGAAGTAACGAGTCCCCAGGCATTCGACGGCCTTCGTAAACGTGGCATCCCGGTATTCCGCCCGCAGAAAACCAGGGCTACCGCCGACCACAACGTACCTACGCTGGAGCAGCACCTGCCGATCAAAGAGGCCCTCAGCCGCCACCAGGTGGAGATGCTCACCAAAAACACAGCAGAATTCGGTGTGGAACTGTACGGCCTCGGCCATCCCTACCAGGGCATCGTACATGTGATCGGTCCCGAACTGGGCATCACCCTGCCGGGCATGACCATCGTGTGCGGCGACAGCCATACCAGCACCCATGGCGCTTTCGGCGCGGTAGCCTTCGGTATCGGCACCTCCGAAGTGGAACAGGTACTGGCCACCCAGTGTATCCTGCAATACAAGCCTAAACGCATGAAAATAGAGGTGAACGGCGCCCTGAAAAGCGGCGTGCTGTCTAAAGACATCATCCTCTACATCATCTCTAAAATATCCGCTTCCGGCGCTACCGGCTATTTCGTGGAATATGCCGGCGAGGCTATCCGCAACCTCAGCATGGAAGCCCGTATGACCATCTGCAACATGAGCATCGAAATGGGCGCCCGCGGCGGCCTGATCGCTCCGGATGAAACGACATTCAACTATATTAAAGGACGCCAGTTCGCCCCGCAGGGCGCCGACTGGGACAAAGCGCTCGCTTACTGGAAAACACTCTTCTCCGATGACGACGCACAGTTCGATAAAGTCCTCACCTTCGACGCCGCCGATATCGAACCGCAGATCACCTACGGCACCAACCCCGGTATGGGCATGGGCGTTACCCAGCATATCCCGGCACTGGACCAGGTGGAAGAGAAAGAAAGACCTTCTTTCAAAAAATCCCTGGAATACATGGACCTCCAGCCCGGCAGCGCGCTGCTCGGCAAAAAAATCGACTATGTGTTCATCGGCAGCTGTACCAACTCCCGTATTGAAGACCTCCGCCTGGTGGCCGACTACGTGAAAGGCAAACGCAAAGCCGACGATGTGGTGGTATGGATCGTGCCCGGCTCCAAACAGGTGGAAGCACAGGCCAAAGAAGAAGGTATCGACAAAGTATTCGCTGCAGCCGGTTTCCAGCTCCGCGAACCCGGATGCTCCGCCTGCCTCGGCATGAACGAAGACAAAGTGCCTGCCGGCATGTACTGCATCTCTACGTCCAACCGCAACTTTGAAGGCCGCCAGGGCCCCAACGCCCGTACCTTCCTCGCCAGCCCGCTCACCGCAGCTGCCGCAGCCCTCACCGGCCGGGTAACAGACGTCAGGGAAAATTTCTAA